A single genomic interval of Candidatus Jordarchaeales archaeon harbors:
- a CDS encoding beta-ribofuranosylaminobenzene 5'-phosphate synthase, whose product MDAVCVRTPARLHFTLIDLNGSLGRVDGGIGVAIDRPNVVLRATLSDSFEVYGQKRDLVEEILWRVARTFNINPRVKVEVLKIIPEHVGLGSKTQLSLAVAKAFSLLFNLDCNVRRLAMITGRGGTSGIGVAAFEKGGFILDGGHSFGKGKQKEKFLPSSASTAPPAPVLVRYDMPEDWLFVVAIPAVEKGAHGTKEVSIFEKFCPIPRDEVEAICRLVLMKILPAVVERDLSSFGEGLTEVQKLGFKKLEISLQHPIVRELIQAMLKWGAAGAGMSSFGPAVFGVVEGKRAAESLLSEVEKYLAPIGGECFIAKVNNTGAQVSREAVIAVQS is encoded by the coding sequence TTGGATGCTGTCTGTGTGAGGACGCCTGCCCGCCTCCATTTTACCTTAATAGATTTGAACGGTTCTCTTGGTAGAGTGGATGGTGGGATAGGCGTTGCAATAGATAGACCTAACGTTGTTTTGAGGGCAACTTTGTCTGATAGTTTTGAAGTGTACGGGCAGAAAAGGGATCTAGTTGAAGAGATACTCTGGAGAGTAGCTAGGACCTTTAACATTAACCCGAGGGTTAAAGTGGAGGTCTTAAAGATCATCCCGGAACATGTTGGTTTGGGCTCTAAAACTCAGCTTTCGCTCGCAGTTGCTAAAGCTTTTTCCTTGCTTTTCAACTTGGACTGCAACGTGCGGCGTTTGGCTATGATAACTGGAAGGGGTGGAACGTCAGGTATAGGTGTTGCGGCCTTCGAAAAGGGGGGCTTTATCCTAGACGGGGGGCATAGCTTCGGGAAGGGGAAGCAGAAAGAGAAGTTTCTCCCCTCATCAGCATCCACTGCCCCGCCGGCACCAGTGCTGGTGAGGTACGACATGCCAGAGGACTGGCTTTTCGTGGTGGCAATTCCAGCAGTGGAGAAGGGGGCGCACGGCACTAAGGAAGTGAGTATTTTCGAGAAGTTTTGCCCCATTCCGAGGGACGAAGTGGAAGCTATTTGCCGCCTCGTTTTAATGAAAATACTCCCTGCGGTAGTTGAAAGAGACTTGTCGTCTTTCGGCGAGGGGTTGACTGAGGTCCAAAAGCTTGGTTTCAAAAAACTTGAAATCTCACTTCAACACCCGATAGTAAGAGAGCTCATTCAGGCGATGTTGAAATGGGGGGCTGCCGGAGCAGGAATGAGCTCATTTGGCCCCGCAGTTTTCGGTGTTGTCGAGGGAAAAAGAGCTGCAGAGTCCCTACTTTCGGAGGTTGAAAAATACCTGGCGCCTATAGGCGGAGAGTGCTTCATAGCTAAGGTTAATAATACTGGAGCCCAAGTTTCCAGAGAGGCGGTTATAGCTGTTCAAAGTTGA
- a CDS encoding MFS transporter, with the protein MTSAKSAKSIGYYGILFFGLMSLLADIVYEGGRSIIPELLRTLGASAVVVGAITGLGELIGYVFRLPSGLLADRSGKYWPFLALGYGCIFFIPALSLTDKWELVALFILMERFGKAVRTPSRDATISFIARDIGTGKAFGIHEVLDQIGALIGPVLVSVAVALSMNNIRLSLSTLVVPALATMLVICVAYFKLRNTIGLRPRYEAAPQLLKTLDKRFWMYNLIAALSVVGFLHYSLIAYRAGGVIEPWLIPLLYAAAMGVDALAAGVLGFAYDRFKLKIFWLIIPLSALPAVLSVKGNALLLSLAILMYGVGIGAQESIYRSVIADLSPLEARATAYGVFNMIYGFAWLAGGFIMGLMYDLSAAVGPLLVAIFSVTCQLTAALAFFFLLKKS; encoded by the coding sequence TTGACGTCGGCCAAAAGCGCTAAGTCCATCGGATATTACGGAATACTGTTCTTCGGCCTCATGAGCCTACTAGCAGACATCGTCTACGAAGGTGGGCGGAGCATAATACCGGAGCTTTTAAGAACGCTAGGTGCCTCCGCAGTCGTTGTTGGAGCCATAACAGGTCTAGGGGAGCTCATAGGATATGTTTTCCGCCTCCCAAGCGGGCTTCTAGCGGATCGAAGTGGCAAGTACTGGCCTTTCCTCGCCTTAGGATATGGCTGCATATTCTTCATACCTGCATTGTCTCTCACCGATAAATGGGAGCTGGTAGCACTTTTCATCCTCATGGAACGTTTTGGGAAGGCGGTGAGAACACCGTCAAGAGACGCCACTATATCGTTCATCGCTAGGGACATTGGCACCGGAAAAGCCTTTGGAATCCATGAAGTACTGGACCAGATAGGCGCGCTTATAGGACCAGTGCTCGTCTCGGTGGCTGTTGCATTATCGATGAACAACATCCGTTTATCACTTTCAACACTAGTGGTACCCGCCCTGGCGACAATGCTAGTGATATGCGTTGCTTACTTCAAACTTCGCAACACTATAGGCCTCCGTCCCCGCTACGAGGCTGCCCCTCAATTGCTGAAAACACTGGACAAGCGTTTCTGGATGTACAACCTGATAGCCGCGCTTAGCGTAGTTGGCTTCCTTCACTACTCTCTCATAGCTTACCGCGCTGGTGGGGTCATCGAGCCTTGGCTCATCCCCCTACTCTATGCGGCAGCTATGGGCGTTGACGCGTTGGCGGCTGGAGTTTTGGGGTTTGCATACGACCGCTTTAAGCTGAAGATTTTCTGGCTGATAATACCTCTATCCGCTCTGCCAGCCGTTCTTTCTGTTAAAGGCAACGCCCTTCTCTTATCTCTTGCAATATTGATGTATGGTGTAGGAATAGGAGCTCAAGAATCGATCTACAGATCTGTAATAGCCGACCTGTCACCCTTGGAGGCACGCGCAACGGCGTACGGTGTTTTCAACATGATCTATGGTTTTGCATGGCTGGCGGGCGGCTTCATTATGGGTTTAATGTACGACTTAAGCGCCGCTGTTGGACCACTGCTCGTCGCCATCTTCAGCGTCACCTGCCAACTAACTGCTGCCCTCGCCTTTTTCTTCCTGCTTAAGAAGTCCTAA
- a CDS encoding DNA topoisomerase VI subunit B has translation MFGEISVSDFFYKHRELAGFSNPSRATYMIVREAVENSLDACEEAGILPNIKVAISNFEGKAYHLRVEDNGLGVPPEEVSYAFGKFLYGSKFGIKQSRGVFGLGISMALLYSQVTTGEPAKILVSDGGDIFEVKLRIDIERNTPIVEGRKRFSNKEGWHGTVVELCFEGDYSRAEKKILEYFKLTSISSPYAEIEFTDPTGNVYVFGRSEDKMSSPPVEVLPHPHGVDIEMLRRLLRKSEGKNLLAFMVANFQRVGQATAKKFLEFAGFSPHQPVSSLTNSDIVELWEAMKKYDFPPPDARCLSPIGEESLKKAIVKVFNPEFVAVCQRPPSAYSGHPFIVEVAVAYGCKGIDGEVALFRFANKIPLLYDAHSDVSMDVVKRFNWGNYLFDRAQPLAVFTHVCSTKVPFKTAGKECIADVPEIEREIELALKECCRRLKAYLTGRACHEKMNQRVNVYNKYLPKIARFAAELAGRQKEPDITPIIEKISGRGRFE, from the coding sequence GTGTTTGGGGAAATCAGTGTCTCAGACTTTTTCTATAAACACAGGGAGCTTGCAGGCTTCTCTAACCCCTCACGTGCAACTTACATGATCGTTCGTGAAGCTGTGGAGAACAGTTTGGATGCATGCGAGGAGGCTGGAATTCTTCCAAACATTAAGGTTGCTATTAGCAACTTTGAGGGGAAAGCATACCATTTGAGGGTTGAAGACAACGGATTGGGGGTCCCACCAGAAGAAGTCTCATACGCTTTTGGAAAGTTTCTTTATGGTTCTAAGTTTGGGATTAAGCAAAGTAGGGGGGTTTTTGGCTTAGGAATTTCCATGGCGCTACTTTACAGCCAAGTCACAACGGGTGAGCCTGCAAAGATACTCGTGAGTGACGGGGGAGACATATTCGAAGTGAAGCTCAGGATAGATATTGAAAGAAATACGCCTATAGTGGAGGGGCGAAAGCGCTTCTCGAACAAGGAAGGATGGCATGGGACAGTTGTGGAGTTGTGCTTTGAGGGTGACTACTCTAGGGCTGAGAAAAAGATTCTTGAGTATTTCAAGCTGACGAGTATATCTTCTCCGTACGCTGAAATAGAGTTCACCGACCCCACGGGAAACGTCTACGTGTTCGGGAGAAGCGAGGACAAGATGTCTAGCCCACCTGTAGAGGTGCTACCTCACCCTCACGGAGTAGATATAGAAATGCTGAGAAGGCTTCTTAGGAAAAGTGAGGGAAAAAACCTCCTCGCGTTCATGGTTGCAAACTTCCAGAGGGTCGGCCAGGCTACTGCTAAAAAGTTCCTAGAGTTCGCTGGGTTTAGTCCACATCAACCTGTTTCGTCGCTCACGAACAGCGACATAGTAGAGCTATGGGAGGCTATGAAGAAATACGATTTTCCCCCTCCAGACGCCAGGTGTCTTTCGCCTATAGGCGAGGAATCCTTGAAGAAAGCTATCGTGAAAGTCTTCAACCCTGAGTTCGTCGCAGTGTGTCAGAGGCCGCCATCCGCGTACTCTGGACACCCGTTTATAGTGGAGGTCGCCGTGGCGTACGGGTGTAAGGGAATTGATGGGGAGGTTGCCCTTTTCAGATTTGCGAACAAGATACCACTCCTTTATGACGCTCACAGCGACGTTTCCATGGACGTTGTTAAAAGATTTAACTGGGGTAACTATCTATTCGACCGAGCGCAGCCCCTAGCGGTCTTCACTCACGTATGCTCGACGAAGGTTCCATTCAAGACCGCGGGGAAAGAATGCATTGCCGATGTTCCAGAAATTGAGAGGGAAATCGAGTTGGCCTTAAAAGAGTGCTGTAGACGGTTGAAGGCATATCTGACAGGGAGGGCTTGCCATGAAAAGATGAACCAGAGGGTTAACGTGTACAACAAGTATCTCCCTAAGATTGCTAGATTTGCCGCTGAGCTCGCGGGTAGACAGAAGGAGCCGGACATCACCCCGATTATCGAAAAAATCTCGGGGAGGGGACGGTTTGAATAA
- a CDS encoding DNA topoisomerase IV subunit A — MNNVLLKLAALGEGICAQLERGEMPFLDIPSRASSNIVYDEKERKFVLGEAKARRTVSNMKHLRVFTQTLWIAWIAKRLIEEGKSTTLRDLYYMAESYGLKFRDQQESDSIVADLEALLGVSREQLRIFPEERATIYGDLTIRYNIPGYEKTKLNLTASPDGVAIGPALAEAEFCDCGAEKVIMVESGGMFTRLIEEKAHKKFKALLIHTAGQAPRLARHLAYRIRRELGLPVYVFTDGDPWGAHIAMVIISGSANAAHVDNIVIPDAEWIGVLPTDIEEYRLPYEKFNEKDWKRLGELMADPRYQSPFWRKQLKKFEEEGKKTEQQALSVHGLSYVTDKYLPEKLDQKAF, encoded by the coding sequence TTGAATAACGTCTTGCTTAAGTTAGCAGCCCTAGGGGAGGGTATCTGTGCCCAGCTTGAACGTGGAGAGATGCCGTTCTTAGATATACCTAGCAGGGCGTCCTCAAACATAGTTTACGATGAGAAGGAGAGAAAGTTTGTTCTCGGCGAAGCTAAAGCGAGGAGGACTGTGTCGAATATGAAACACCTCCGTGTATTTACGCAAACCCTTTGGATCGCCTGGATTGCAAAGCGACTCATAGAGGAGGGAAAGAGTACCACGCTAAGAGACTTGTACTACATGGCTGAGTCTTACGGGTTGAAGTTTAGAGATCAGCAAGAGTCGGACAGCATAGTGGCAGACCTAGAAGCTCTCCTTGGAGTTTCAAGGGAGCAACTGAGAATTTTTCCTGAAGAGAGGGCGACAATATACGGGGACCTCACAATAAGATACAACATTCCCGGATACGAAAAAACAAAGCTTAACTTGACGGCAAGCCCTGATGGAGTAGCTATAGGTCCAGCGCTAGCCGAAGCTGAGTTCTGCGACTGTGGGGCTGAAAAGGTAATTATGGTTGAAAGTGGAGGAATGTTCACGCGACTAATAGAGGAGAAAGCCCACAAGAAGTTTAAGGCGTTACTGATTCACACAGCTGGGCAAGCACCAAGGCTGGCGAGGCACCTAGCCTATAGGATAAGAAGGGAACTGGGTTTACCGGTTTACGTGTTTACTGATGGCGACCCTTGGGGGGCACACATAGCAATGGTGATAATAAGTGGTTCAGCTAACGCTGCCCACGTCGACAACATAGTCATACCGGACGCTGAGTGGATAGGAGTTCTTCCAACAGATATAGAAGAGTACAGGCTTCCGTACGAAAAGTTTAACGAAAAGGACTGGAAGAGGCTGGGTGAGCTTATGGCCGATCCAAGGTACCAGTCGCCTTTCTGGAGGAAGCAACTTAAGAAGTTTGAGGAAGAAGGGAAGAAAACGGAGCAACAGGCTTTGAGCGTACACGGGCTAAGCTACGTGACGGACAAGTATCTCCCTGAAAAGCTCGACCAGAAGGCATTTTAG
- a CDS encoding winged helix-turn-helix domain-containing protein: MRIARWRKIPHIPQAVLKLKRNVQQGVSTRSKIIQALKAGPKTAREIADELGMNYSTVLRHLKLMEKEKIVFCERGVGFRWKLTGLGQQPLQQHQDSSEKTL; this comes from the coding sequence GTGCGGATAGCTAGGTGGAGAAAGATTCCGCACATCCCGCAAGCGGTTCTTAAATTGAAGAGAAACGTACAGCAAGGAGTGTCGACGAGAAGCAAGATAATACAAGCTCTTAAGGCGGGGCCTAAAACTGCTAGAGAAATAGCAGACGAATTAGGCATGAATTACAGCACTGTTTTAAGACACCTTAAGTTAATGGAAAAGGAAAAAATAGTCTTTTGCGAGCGTGGGGTTGGTTTTCGCTGGAAGCTGACAGGGCTAGGGCAACAACCTCTCCAGCAACACCAAGACAGCAGCGAAAAAACATTGTAA
- a CDS encoding class I SAM-dependent methyltransferase: MKIKVSEETMKLWEEFVTPFLPKEHFLYRPYTEYTFRGVERGNEIIGLLSYAGIRVKGRLALDLGLGSGGISIAFSLKGARVVGLDVEKHYPRIARSWAKDNGVEVDTILASGTSMPFRDEVFDLVICNDVIEHVKEAGKCSEEISRTLKRGGILYVTCPNRIAPLIVARDGHYGLPLQSLMPKKLADAYVRAARRAVHDNVPYQPTFTGLVERFRKLGIKLYSVELSMKLKAFYEPQGRKLSSKVRRILAKYFPGLVEVYAKHFFLKWFTPLWRFIGVKEGGGPRGI, translated from the coding sequence ATGAAGATCAAAGTTAGCGAGGAAACCATGAAATTATGGGAAGAATTTGTGACGCCCTTCCTCCCTAAGGAGCACTTCCTCTACCGGCCGTACACCGAATATACTTTCAGGGGAGTGGAGAGGGGGAACGAGATAATAGGGCTGCTTAGCTATGCAGGCATTCGCGTTAAGGGTAGGCTGGCACTCGATTTGGGCCTCGGCTCAGGAGGTATTTCGATAGCGTTCTCCCTTAAGGGCGCTAGGGTGGTCGGCTTAGACGTGGAGAAACACTATCCCAGAATTGCGCGTTCCTGGGCGAAGGATAACGGTGTAGAGGTGGACACCATACTGGCAAGTGGGACTAGTATGCCCTTTAGAGACGAAGTGTTCGACCTAGTAATATGCAATGACGTGATAGAACACGTGAAGGAGGCTGGGAAATGCTCTGAAGAAATAAGTAGAACCCTTAAACGCGGCGGGATCCTTTACGTAACTTGCCCTAATAGGATTGCACCCTTAATTGTCGCCAGAGACGGACACTACGGCCTCCCCCTTCAATCACTCATGCCAAAGAAGCTGGCTGACGCGTACGTTAGAGCGGCTAGAAGAGCGGTGCACGACAACGTCCCCTACCAGCCGACGTTCACCGGGCTCGTGGAGCGCTTCAGGAAGCTTGGAATAAAACTCTACTCCGTTGAGTTAAGCATGAAGCTTAAAGCGTTCTACGAGCCGCAGGGCAGAAAACTTTCCTCCAAGGTGAGAAGGATCCTAGCTAAGTACTTTCCAGGACTGGTGGAAGTTTACGCAAAACACTTCTTCCTAAAATGGTTTACCCCGTTATGGAGGTTTATTGGTGTAAAAGAAGGTGGTGGACCCCGCGGGATTTGA
- a CDS encoding DNA polymerase II large subunit: MGDGGEWLNNYFSSLETAFNMLYEIASRAKAKGLDPSLEPEVKPAKDIAARVEGMTGLEGIGDKIRELLEEASREEVAFKIAEEVVYGSFCQFVSEEEAADKALRAALAILTESVTAAPIEGIAGVKIKSNPDGTSYLAVYYAGPIRSAGGTEQAVSVLIADFIRRLLRLDRYKPSEEEVERYVEEIDLYERYVAHLQYPSTPQEVRFAVRNIPIEITGEPTDPFEVSGHRNLARVETNQLRGGALLVLNDGILGKAKKLKKFVERLGLTGWEWLSELEKLKEGEDKAKEEKKEEKGVAPNEKYLSDVVAGRPILAMPSTAGAFRLRYGRSRNTGLAAVGIHPATMILLDGFLAPGTHIRTERPGKGAVVMPVDSIEGPVVRLRDGSVVRVETVQEAIELVNANKVEKILFLGDILVGFGEFLENNHVLLPSGICEEWWVQEVRLKVDQLGGLENASRILELSEERLNSLLEKPFEVKPTAQEAVNISKKLKVPLHPKYTYNWQDVNIQSILELKEFVERFKMGSIVRAPLSQRIKQLLETLGVPHKVEGGELVLGEEETFILSTCLAAGRVIGHNSLLLYSSNTPNDFLSVLAGFPIKPKSTVYVGARMGRPEKADVRTLSPPVHVLFPVGLQGGRERDIVKAAASGTVKVEIARRRCPECGDYTFNVYCRNCNCRTVQIMSCPKCGFPTSNSKCPSCGTEAKPYSKTTIDLKRELEAAMKNLGMSSPPKSLKGVIGLSSATKLPEPLEKGLLRAKYGLYVYKDGTVRFDATDAPLTHFTPREVSVPVEKLKQLGYTHDYKGAPLTRDDQILELKPQDIVIPFNCASYFVKVAKFIDELLTKFYGLQPYYNVEKEEDLVGHLVIGLAPHTSAGILGRIIGFTRASVCFAHPYWHAAKRRNCDGDEDAIMLALDVLLNFSKAYIPDKRGGMMDIPLIVTVFLNPSEVDSEAHNLDTGFIYPLEFYHATYSFPSPDEQAKKLDIVAHRLGTPRQYYGFGFTHPTTNITEGPETTSYKKLNKMSEKIEAQLSLASRIRAVTEHDVAEKILQKHLLRDIVGNLKAFSTQSVRCINCNEKYRRPPLKGVCLMCGGKLVLTVHQATIEKYLPYAVDLIKRYNLRPYIAQRVKLVQDTISLLFRKSGKQKQLTLIDI, from the coding sequence ATGGGTGACGGGGGTGAATGGCTTAACAACTACTTCTCATCATTGGAGACAGCTTTCAATATGCTTTACGAGATCGCGAGTAGAGCCAAGGCTAAGGGCTTAGATCCCTCACTTGAACCAGAAGTCAAGCCGGCCAAAGATATAGCTGCAAGAGTCGAGGGCATGACAGGTCTCGAAGGTATAGGGGACAAAATAAGGGAGCTGCTTGAGGAGGCTTCAAGAGAGGAGGTCGCTTTCAAGATCGCTGAAGAAGTTGTCTATGGTAGCTTCTGCCAGTTTGTATCGGAAGAAGAGGCCGCCGACAAAGCGCTTAGAGCAGCACTAGCCATACTAACCGAAAGCGTCACAGCAGCCCCAATAGAGGGCATTGCTGGAGTTAAAATTAAAAGCAATCCAGACGGAACGAGCTACCTTGCAGTCTACTATGCTGGCCCCATAAGATCCGCTGGTGGGACAGAGCAAGCCGTATCGGTCCTAATAGCCGACTTTATAAGGCGACTCCTTCGCCTTGACAGATACAAGCCGTCTGAGGAAGAAGTTGAAAGATACGTTGAAGAAATAGATCTTTACGAGCGTTACGTCGCTCACCTCCAATACCCTTCAACCCCTCAGGAAGTACGGTTTGCGGTCAGAAACATTCCAATAGAAATTACTGGAGAACCCACGGATCCATTTGAGGTTTCAGGCCACAGGAACTTAGCCCGCGTCGAGACCAATCAGCTCAGAGGGGGCGCATTATTAGTACTCAACGACGGTATATTGGGAAAAGCCAAAAAGCTGAAAAAGTTTGTCGAGCGCCTCGGCTTAACAGGGTGGGAGTGGCTATCCGAGCTTGAGAAATTAAAGGAAGGAGAGGATAAAGCGAAAGAGGAAAAAAAGGAAGAGAAGGGCGTCGCTCCAAACGAGAAATACCTCTCCGATGTCGTAGCAGGCCGCCCTATTTTAGCCATGCCGTCTACTGCCGGCGCATTTAGGTTGAGGTACGGCCGCTCCCGAAACACTGGACTGGCTGCCGTGGGAATACACCCAGCCACCATGATACTCCTCGACGGGTTCCTAGCTCCAGGAACGCATATAAGAACAGAGAGGCCCGGAAAAGGTGCCGTCGTAATGCCCGTAGACAGCATAGAGGGGCCCGTAGTTAGGTTAAGGGACGGTAGCGTGGTGAGAGTCGAGACAGTCCAGGAAGCTATTGAACTAGTGAACGCCAACAAGGTCGAGAAAATACTGTTCCTCGGCGACATCCTAGTTGGTTTCGGCGAATTTCTCGAAAACAACCACGTTCTCCTTCCGTCTGGTATATGTGAGGAGTGGTGGGTTCAAGAGGTACGTTTAAAGGTAGACCAGCTTGGTGGACTAGAAAATGCAAGCCGCATATTGGAGTTGAGTGAAGAACGACTGAACTCGTTACTCGAAAAACCCTTCGAAGTTAAACCCACAGCGCAGGAAGCCGTGAATATAAGTAAAAAGCTGAAAGTCCCCTTACACCCGAAGTACACTTACAACTGGCAAGACGTAAACATTCAATCCATCCTAGAACTTAAGGAATTCGTGGAACGTTTTAAAATGGGCTCCATAGTAAGGGCCCCCCTCTCTCAACGTATAAAACAACTTTTAGAAACTTTGGGAGTCCCGCACAAAGTCGAAGGTGGCGAATTAGTTCTAGGAGAAGAAGAAACCTTCATACTCTCAACGTGCCTAGCAGCGGGGCGAGTCATAGGGCACAACAGTCTTCTACTTTACTCCTCTAACACACCGAACGATTTCCTTTCAGTTCTCGCAGGATTCCCCATCAAGCCAAAATCGACTGTCTATGTAGGCGCGAGAATGGGCAGACCAGAGAAGGCTGACGTGAGAACTCTGAGTCCACCCGTCCACGTCCTTTTCCCTGTCGGGCTCCAGGGAGGGCGTGAGAGGGATATCGTAAAGGCAGCAGCGAGTGGGACAGTTAAAGTGGAGATTGCAAGAAGGCGCTGCCCTGAATGCGGCGACTACACATTCAACGTTTACTGCAGAAACTGCAACTGTAGAACAGTCCAAATAATGAGCTGCCCCAAGTGCGGCTTCCCAACGAGTAACAGTAAATGTCCAAGCTGCGGAACCGAGGCAAAACCCTACTCCAAAACAACAATAGACCTGAAAAGGGAGCTTGAAGCCGCTATGAAAAACCTAGGCATGAGCTCGCCGCCAAAAAGCCTTAAAGGTGTCATAGGGCTATCTAGCGCTACAAAGCTTCCCGAACCCTTGGAAAAGGGCCTGCTGCGTGCTAAGTACGGATTATACGTTTACAAGGATGGGACGGTTAGATTCGACGCCACGGACGCACCCTTAACACACTTTACTCCTAGGGAAGTGTCGGTCCCCGTTGAAAAACTAAAACAGTTAGGATACACTCACGACTACAAGGGTGCCCCCCTAACGAGGGACGACCAAATACTGGAGCTAAAACCGCAGGACATAGTTATACCCTTCAACTGCGCAAGCTACTTCGTTAAGGTTGCCAAGTTCATCGATGAGCTTCTCACCAAGTTCTACGGGCTGCAACCCTATTATAACGTAGAAAAAGAAGAAGACTTAGTCGGTCACTTAGTCATAGGCCTAGCTCCACACACATCAGCGGGAATCCTGGGGAGAATAATTGGTTTCACGAGAGCCAGCGTTTGCTTCGCCCATCCTTACTGGCACGCCGCTAAAAGAAGAAATTGCGACGGGGACGAAGACGCCATAATGCTAGCCCTAGACGTGCTCCTCAACTTTTCAAAAGCATACATCCCCGACAAGAGAGGTGGAATGATGGACATCCCCCTCATAGTCACCGTGTTCCTAAACCCCTCTGAGGTGGATAGTGAAGCGCATAACCTAGACACAGGCTTCATTTACCCACTCGAGTTCTATCATGCGACATACTCCTTTCCTAGCCCGGACGAGCAAGCGAAGAAGCTTGACATAGTTGCGCACAGGTTGGGAACACCGAGACAATACTACGGTTTCGGCTTCACGCACCCTACAACTAACATAACCGAGGGACCTGAAACAACTTCTTACAAGAAGTTGAACAAGATGAGCGAAAAAATTGAAGCTCAGCTTTCCCTTGCATCCAGAATAAGAGCGGTAACAGAACACGACGTGGCAGAGAAAATACTGCAAAAACATTTGCTAAGAGACATAGTTGGAAACCTCAAAGCATTTTCCACACAAAGTGTAAGATGCATAAACTGTAACGAAAAGTATAGGAGGCCGCCCCTGAAAGGGGTGTGCCTGATGTGTGGTGGAAAACTTGTTCTCACCGTTCACCAAGCAACCATAGAGAAATACCTTCCATACGCAGTTGACCTAATCAAACGCTATAACCTCAGACCTTACATAGCCCAAAGAGTAAAACTTGTGCAAGACACCATAAGTCTCCTTTTCCGGAAGAGCGGAAAGCAAAAACAATTAACCCTCATAGACATTTAA
- a CDS encoding AIR synthase family protein, translating into MNVLPIGKVPIDVLERVVFRYRGAESKRVVLGPAVGEDAAVIDAGDRVMVISSDPITGASMDVGWYAVHVNANDIAVRGATPLFLTLTVLLPRGADEELLEEIMQGADVAARELGVSIVGGHTEVTPYLEQPIVCGTMVGEAERGKVVTTGGAKPGDVIIVTKHAGLEGASILARERYDELREVLGVDLLERAKVFSKELSVVREALALCKGCNVTAMHDPTEGGVIGGLIELSIASRSGFRVDERKIPVADETRRICEVLSVNPLRLISSGVLLATVAREDVEKAAKVLDGLGVRWSVIGEVTERGRVIIREGGSVDVGEEIIEELWMALRNPVARGSTRGSA; encoded by the coding sequence TTGAATGTTCTTCCCATCGGTAAGGTTCCAATTGATGTCTTGGAGAGAGTTGTTTTCAGGTATCGTGGAGCTGAGAGCAAGCGTGTGGTTCTTGGACCCGCTGTTGGAGAGGATGCGGCCGTTATTGATGCGGGCGACAGAGTTATGGTTATATCTTCTGACCCTATAACGGGGGCCAGTATGGATGTCGGATGGTACGCTGTTCATGTTAACGCTAACGACATCGCCGTCAGGGGGGCTACGCCGCTCTTTCTAACTTTAACCGTACTTCTCCCAAGGGGGGCTGATGAGGAGCTGCTTGAGGAGATTATGCAAGGGGCTGATGTTGCGGCTAGGGAACTTGGGGTCTCTATAGTTGGCGGACACACTGAGGTTACCCCTTACCTGGAGCAACCGATAGTCTGCGGTACGATGGTTGGTGAGGCTGAAAGGGGTAAAGTTGTGACTACGGGTGGCGCTAAGCCTGGTGACGTGATCATCGTTACCAAGCATGCAGGGCTTGAGGGGGCTTCCATCCTTGCGCGGGAAAGGTATGATGAGCTACGCGAGGTTCTGGGTGTGGATTTACTTGAGAGGGCTAAGGTGTTTTCAAAGGAATTGAGCGTGGTACGTGAGGCCCTCGCCCTCTGCAAGGGGTGTAATGTGACAGCCATGCATGACCCGACAGAAGGGGGAGTTATAGGAGGCTTAATCGAGCTTTCAATTGCTTCGAGATCAGGGTTCCGGGTTGACGAAAGGAAGATCCCTGTTGCTGACGAGACAAGAAGGATATGTGAGGTGCTTTCGGTTAACCCTCTCAGGCTTATCTCAAGCGGGGTCTTATTGGCAACGGTTGCAAGGGAGGATGTTGAGAAGGCGGCTAAGGTGCTCGATGGGCTGGGTGTCCGATGGAGTGTAATAGGGGAAGTTACCGAGAGGGGTAGGGTGATTATCAGGGAGGGGGGAAGCGTTGATGTCGGAGAAGAGATTATAGAGGAGCTGTGGATGGCGCTCAGGAATCCAGTTGCACGCGGTAGCACTCGAGGTAGCGCTTAG